The following coding sequences lie in one Capnocytophaga stomatis genomic window:
- the drt3a gene encoding antiviral reverse transcriptase Drt3a, whose product MLDQSFSAHNFETIYCLESRKGNIDIQTMPEEYRDVLARSEELKKAVSVLRQKKDRTQEEALELEIKKVELKNLIEQKKDVLRIYLETIDKQVNAHGFKFSLNKFVADDNKEVYTLDVTSHAYLFAIKQLQYNIRQTFKVKQANRHSILANIKTFLNSDIPVYVIRTDISSFYESIPHDKLMPMIFDNTLLSNKSKAFIKGILGEYEKIKGHEFASPSRGVPRGIGISSYLSELYMRDIDAKISSRKEVMFYARYVDDIFIILSSLPIESSIDQYYADMTAFFQTYGLSLKPSGDRSGKCRIMDFTKDNYVENPMNYLGYCLHMSRTAKKLSVTYGLSDKKKEQYRKKIDHAIDHFETLCKYNIKQAYCDLFDSLNILTGNFKLFKSKNSVKVGLFYSNDLLDRKEDLDELTTYLKEHPIEPYAGLKDYAKVKAKLVKRISSIDFNHRWRERKMFSFSIQRIQEIKKWL is encoded by the coding sequence ATGCTTGATCAATCTTTTTCTGCACATAATTTTGAAACCATTTATTGCCTTGAGAGTCGTAAAGGCAATATAGACATACAGACTATGCCTGAAGAGTATCGTGATGTTTTAGCAAGATCTGAGGAGCTAAAGAAAGCGGTGTCAGTTCTTAGGCAGAAAAAAGACAGAACACAGGAGGAAGCATTAGAACTTGAAATAAAAAAAGTCGAATTAAAGAACCTTATAGAGCAAAAAAAGGATGTATTACGCATTTATTTGGAAACTATCGACAAACAAGTAAATGCTCATGGCTTTAAGTTTTCTTTGAATAAATTTGTTGCCGATGACAACAAAGAAGTTTATACGTTAGATGTGACATCTCACGCATATCTATTTGCCATTAAGCAACTTCAATATAATATTCGACAAACCTTCAAGGTAAAGCAGGCTAACCGACATAGCATATTGGCAAACATCAAGACTTTTTTGAATTCTGATATTCCAGTTTATGTTATTCGAACAGATATCTCAAGTTTCTATGAGTCTATACCTCATGACAAACTAATGCCGATGATATTTGACAACACCTTACTATCTAATAAATCTAAAGCGTTTATTAAAGGTATATTGGGAGAATATGAGAAAATCAAAGGTCATGAATTCGCTTCTCCATCACGAGGAGTACCTCGTGGTATAGGGATCAGTTCATACTTAAGTGAGTTATATATGAGGGATATTGACGCTAAAATATCTTCTCGAAAGGAGGTGATGTTCTATGCAAGGTATGTTGATGATATTTTTATCATTCTTTCCTCATTGCCTATTGAATCTTCTATAGACCAGTATTATGCCGATATGACAGCTTTTTTCCAAACTTATGGTTTATCTTTGAAACCATCTGGAGATAGATCCGGCAAGTGTCGCATTATGGATTTTACCAAAGACAATTATGTCGAAAACCCTATGAACTATCTAGGATACTGTTTGCACATGAGTCGAACTGCAAAAAAACTGTCAGTTACGTATGGGCTTTCAGATAAAAAGAAGGAGCAGTACCGTAAAAAAATTGATCATGCAATAGACCATTTTGAAACTCTCTGCAAGTACAATATTAAGCAAGCATATTGTGATCTATTTGACTCATTGAATATTCTTACTGGTAATTTCAAACTATTCAAATCGAAGAATAGCGTAAAGGTTGGCTTGTTCTATAGTAATGATTTGCTGGATCGCAAGGAAGATCTTGATGAACTTACAACATACCTAAAAGAGCACCCCATAGAACCTTATGCGGGATTAAAAGATTACGCAAAAGTAAAGGCTAAGCTCGTTAAGCGTATATCAAGCATAGATTTCAATCATAGATGGAGAGAACGTAAAATGTTTTCCTTCAGTATTCAGCGTATTCAGGAAAT
- a CDS encoding DNA alkylation repair protein — protein sequence MTMGIDNILNKIQQIEHGFQHIIDGAGEVVSTHPKEQCFELALTLFEHEAYQARMLATTILGRLATEDNNALCLLKKRISTDENWRVQEMLAKAFDEVCKHRGYEASLPLIEEWLNDNKPNVIRAVTEGLRIWTSRPFFKENPLVAIALIAKHKGHESEYLRKSVGNALRDISKKHSDLIRQEVEQWDLSNPRIMFTYKLATKLLK from the coding sequence ATGACAATGGGAATAGACAATATCTTGAATAAGATACAGCAAATTGAACATGGGTTTCAGCATATTATTGATGGAGCTGGCGAGGTTGTTTCCACACACCCGAAAGAACAATGTTTTGAACTTGCACTCACTTTGTTTGAACACGAAGCCTATCAAGCACGAATGTTGGCAACAACAATCTTGGGCAGATTGGCAACAGAAGATAATAACGCACTTTGTCTTCTGAAAAAGCGAATAAGCACCGATGAGAATTGGAGAGTGCAGGAAATGCTTGCAAAGGCTTTTGATGAAGTTTGCAAACACAGGGGGTATGAAGCATCTTTACCTCTCATTGAAGAATGGTTGAATGATAACAAACCGAATGTTATCCGTGCTGTAACGGAGGGGTTGAGAATTTGGACAAGTCGCCCGTTCTTCAAAGAAAACCCATTAGTTGCTATTGCTCTAATCGCTAAGCACAAAGGACACGAAAGCGAATATCTTCGTAAATCTGTTGGAAACGCTTTAAGGGATATAAGCAAGAAACATTCAGACTTGATACGGCAAGAAGTGGAGCAATGGGACTTATCTAATCCTCGAATTATGTTTACCTACAAACTTGCAACAAAATTATTAAAATAG
- a CDS encoding GNAT family N-acetyltransferase: MKIERVTKNKKQFLDLLLLADEQENMIDKYLSCGDLFALYDDDLKSICVVVPVSSDTCELKNIATYEQYQGKGYGRRLIDYISDFYKKDYRAMLVGTGEVPAILSFYEGCGFEKSHRIENFFTDNYDHPIFERDIQLVDMIYLRKDL; encoded by the coding sequence ATGAAAATAGAACGAGTTACCAAAAACAAGAAACAATTTCTTGATTTATTGCTGTTAGCGGACGAACAGGAAAATATGATTGACAAGTATTTGTCGTGTGGAGACTTGTTTGCCTTATACGACGATGACTTGAAAAGCATTTGCGTTGTAGTGCCTGTAAGCAGTGATACCTGTGAATTGAAGAACATAGCGACATACGAGCAATATCAGGGTAAAGGTTACGGTAGAAGATTGATAGATTATATTTCCGATTTCTACAAAAAAGACTATAGGGCAATGCTTGTCGGTACTGGTGAAGTTCCTGCAATCCTATCGTTTTATGAAGGCTGTGGTTTTGAAAAGTCTCATCGGATAGAGAATTTCTTCACTGACAATTACGACCATCCAATTTTCGAACGAGATATACAACTCGTAGATATGATTTACCTTAGAAAGGATTTATGA
- a CDS encoding MarR family winged helix-turn-helix transcriptional regulator, whose amino-acid sequence MNKTDIVFGAEKAEDSSGFLLWQVTTLWQRRIKQSLDLLDLTHTQFVLLATAASLSQNGNIVTQIDIANQSKTDRMMVSKVLRTLQSKGLIERREHRTDTRAKEITLTRKALDLVQKAVVAVEQTDREFFGVLRTERESFNESMRQLIKNDIGSSST is encoded by the coding sequence ATGAATAAGACAGACATTGTTTTTGGAGCCGAAAAGGCAGAAGATAGTTCGGGGTTTCTGCTTTGGCAGGTTACAACACTTTGGCAGCGTCGCATAAAGCAATCATTGGATTTATTGGATTTGACACACACGCAATTCGTGCTATTGGCAACCGCTGCTTCGCTTTCTCAAAATGGTAATATCGTAACACAGATTGATATTGCAAATCAAAGTAAAACCGATCGTATGATGGTCTCTAAGGTTTTGCGCACACTACAATCAAAAGGACTGATAGAGAGAAGAGAGCATAGAACGGATACGCGAGCCAAAGAAATAACCCTCACTCGAAAAGCCTTAGACCTTGTACAAAAAGCAGTAGTTGCAGTGGAGCAAACAGATAGAGAGTTCTTTGGAGTTCTCCGCACCGAGCGAGAAAGTTTCAACGAAAGTATGCGCCAACTAATCAAGAACGACATAGGTAGTTCCTCAACGTAA
- a CDS encoding SRPBCC family protein: MWSKTYSITTNEVAREQMWKLFADVNGWHTWDSGVEYAQLNGSFEQGSHILLKPKGGPKIKIVISEIIEKKMFITVSSFPLAKIYHEHLFEETSDGLRISYTITVKGVLSFLWVKLIAQNLFNSIPKDVVKQINIAKTL; this comes from the coding sequence ATGTGGTCAAAAACGTATTCTATTACAACGAACGAAGTTGCAAGAGAACAAATGTGGAAGCTATTTGCTGATGTCAATGGCTGGCATACATGGGATAGCGGGGTGGAATATGCCCAATTGAATGGATCGTTTGAACAAGGTAGTCACATTCTATTGAAACCTAAGGGAGGTCCGAAGATAAAGATTGTCATTTCAGAAATAATAGAGAAAAAAATGTTTATCACGGTTTCCTCTTTTCCTTTGGCAAAAATTTATCACGAGCATTTGTTTGAGGAAACCTCTGATGGGTTGAGAATTTCATATACTATCACGGTAAAAGGAGTGTTGAGTTTCTTGTGGGTGAAACTTATTGCCCAAAATCTGTTCAATTCAATTCCAAAAGATGTTGTAAAACAAATAAACATAGCCAAGACACTATGA
- a CDS encoding helix-turn-helix domain-containing protein translates to MTMEHEIINKETPEMKQLISGIQEVSKCIREIAQTHRPLFGGEIYLTGREVCERLFVSPRTLQDYRDKGIIPYTQIAGKILYRLSDINRLLQENYRR, encoded by the coding sequence ATGACTATGGAACACGAAATCATAAATAAAGAAACGCCCGAAATGAAACAACTCATTTCGGGCATTCAAGAAGTAAGCAAATGTATTCGGGAGATTGCCCAAACGCATCGTCCGCTGTTCGGAGGAGAAATCTATCTCACGGGGAGAGAAGTGTGCGAACGGCTTTTCGTCAGCCCCCGCACCTTGCAGGATTATCGCGACAAGGGCATTATTCCCTACACCCAAATCGCAGGGAAAATCCTCTATCGCCTCTCCGACATCAACCGATTACTGCAAGAGAATTATCGGAGATGA
- a CDS encoding helix-turn-helix domain-containing protein: MLNISKRTLQHYRDTSVLPFIQIGHKCYYKREDVEALLEKSNRKIQ; encoded by the coding sequence ATACTCAACATCAGCAAACGGACGCTCCAGCATTATCGGGATACTTCCGTATTGCCCTTCATTCAAATCGGGCATAAGTGCTACTACAAACGTGAGGATGTGGAAGCACTCCTCGAAAAGTCGAACCGAAAAATACAATGA
- a CDS encoding VapE domain-containing protein: protein MKKEEKDNLSKNTQIEEFLSARYEFRYNTVLHRAEYRPRGTDDYTAVDRYRINTLKRALDKEADVQASPENLYSIIESDFSPRINPVQAYFQALPLTKGNAEAITALSDCVSVTNPEKWKEYLTKWLVAVVANVMDDKQCRNHTCLVLTGEQGKFKTTFLDLLCPPALSDYRYTGKIYPQEKDVLSLIGQNLIINIDDQLKALNKRDENELKNLITCPQVKYRMPYEKHIEERPHLASFVASVNGNDFLTDPTGSRRFLPFEVLAIDIDRAKSIPMDDVYSEAKTLLNEGFRYWFNDEEIIELHRNSEAFQVYTTEMELLLRYFTFPTEAETATKRFYMTNSEIVGYLSCYTRQSLSAKRMGEALRKAGYTKECRRINGNPVYVYAVRKVYPEQPP, encoded by the coding sequence ATGAAAAAAGAAGAGAAGGACAACCTCTCCAAGAACACGCAAATAGAAGAGTTCCTTTCGGCTCGTTACGAGTTTCGGTACAATACCGTATTGCACCGAGCCGAGTACCGTCCACGAGGAACGGACGATTATACAGCCGTAGACCGCTACCGCATCAATACCCTTAAACGAGCTTTAGATAAGGAAGCCGATGTACAGGCCTCGCCCGAGAATCTGTACAGCATCATCGAAAGCGATTTCTCACCACGCATCAATCCCGTGCAAGCCTATTTCCAAGCGTTACCGCTGACGAAAGGGAATGCGGAAGCTATCACCGCCCTTTCCGACTGCGTGAGCGTAACCAATCCTGAGAAGTGGAAAGAATACCTCACCAAGTGGCTGGTGGCAGTGGTCGCCAATGTAATGGACGACAAGCAGTGTCGCAATCACACCTGCCTTGTGCTGACAGGCGAGCAGGGCAAGTTCAAGACAACGTTCCTTGACTTGCTCTGTCCACCGGCTCTATCCGATTACCGCTATACGGGAAAGATTTACCCGCAGGAAAAGGACGTGCTGAGCCTTATCGGGCAAAACCTCATCATCAACATTGACGACCAACTCAAAGCCCTCAACAAGCGGGACGAGAACGAACTGAAGAACCTCATTACCTGTCCGCAGGTGAAGTATCGTATGCCCTACGAGAAGCATATCGAGGAACGACCCCACTTGGCAAGTTTCGTGGCTTCGGTCAATGGCAACGATTTCCTCACCGACCCGACAGGAAGCAGACGCTTCCTGCCCTTTGAAGTGCTGGCAATAGATATAGACCGAGCCAAGAGCATTCCGATGGATGACGTTTACAGTGAAGCCAAGACCCTATTGAATGAAGGGTTTCGCTATTGGTTCAATGATGAAGAGATTATTGAATTGCATAGAAACAGCGAAGCCTTCCAAGTCTATACGACAGAGATGGAACTGTTGCTCCGCTATTTCACCTTTCCCACGGAGGCAGAGACGGCAACAAAACGCTTCTATATGACCAATTCGGAGATAGTGGGTTACCTCTCCTGCTATACCCGACAATCCCTCTCCGCCAAACGGATGGGGGAAGCCTTACGAAAGGCTGGCTATACAAAGGAGTGTCGCAGGATAAACGGCAATCCCGTATATGTCTATGCCGTCCGTAAGGTTTACCCCGAGCAACCGCCATAG
- a CDS encoding toprim domain-containing protein — protein sequence MNNEYYDLQYIKAIPIGDYLHACGIEPAELYNGYALYHAPYREDHNASLKVDFRKNLWHDYGTSQGGSIIDLVMRMRGCSAYEAMAHLAERKAITLASSSFHRETHTGQIRGEQRPSNVRRILFISEELPLYLQNYLREVRRIDLAVASPYLRHIRYEVGGREYSAIGFANRAGGYELRDDKTFNGTIAPKDISLIAGEANNAPHCIFEGFMDFLSLLTMKEKETAPCLVLNSVSNLPRAIAYLHEKGIDSVQAFFDNDQAGRQALHSLQSAGINVEDMSRHYSRYKDLNEYHVAQRTGQKQVIPPRKRGLRR from the coding sequence ATGAACAACGAATATTACGACCTACAATACATCAAGGCGATACCGATAGGCGACTACCTGCACGCCTGTGGCATCGAGCCTGCCGAGCTTTATAACGGCTATGCCCTTTATCACGCACCTTACCGAGAAGACCACAACGCCAGCTTGAAAGTGGACTTTCGGAAAAATCTGTGGCACGACTATGGGACAAGCCAAGGTGGAAGCATCATAGACCTTGTGATGCGGATGCGTGGATGCAGTGCCTACGAAGCAATGGCGCATCTTGCCGAAAGGAAAGCGATAACCCTCGCTTCCTCTTCCTTTCATCGTGAAACTCACACAGGACAGATAAGAGGTGAACAGCGACCAAGTAATGTAAGGCGTATTCTCTTCATCAGCGAAGAGTTGCCCCTGTATCTGCAAAACTATCTTCGAGAGGTACGCAGGATAGACCTTGCCGTGGCAAGTCCTTATCTCCGTCATATTCGCTACGAAGTAGGAGGAAGAGAGTATTCTGCCATCGGCTTTGCCAATCGTGCAGGAGGATATGAACTCCGAGACGACAAGACATTCAATGGAACGATAGCTCCAAAGGATATTTCTCTGATTGCAGGAGAAGCGAACAATGCTCCTCACTGCATCTTTGAGGGCTTTATGGATTTCCTTTCCCTTCTCACGATGAAAGAAAAAGAAACTGCTCCCTGCCTTGTACTGAACTCCGTCAGCAATCTCCCACGAGCCATTGCCTATCTCCACGAGAAAGGTATCGATTCCGTTCAAGCTTTCTTCGATAACGACCAAGCTGGACGACAAGCCCTACATTCTTTACAATCGGCAGGTATCAACGTGGAGGATATGAGCCGACACTATTCCCGATACAAAGACCTCAATGAGTACCACGTTGCCCAAAGAACAGGGCAAAAACAGGTGATACCACCTCGCAAACGAGGACTTAGACGATAA
- the mobV gene encoding MobV family relaxase: MGYAVLHIDKARSNDSGNTAHIARTYTPSNVDPSRTHLNRELVQFPANVTNRSEAIEHRIATAGIYRKVAKNQVKALRFILSSSPEDMARIEQEGRLYEWCDESMDWLRSTFGADNVVAATLHADEETPHIHATVVPIVTGERRKAKEEAENGKRKYKTKKNKVRLCADDVLTPKKLEQYQTDYAKRVQRFGLERGVHGSEAKHRTTMEYYKEILKSTKEKKAQEAELTAKIKELEKQAGKLRMKGTLYSLFGNSELDKAEKRIADLEQEAERQQYLSEKEKNEIRKEVVLLQDTVKGKDRTIAELKETVQIYEEERNWIKRFFSGFYQLLNIRLMLRKMNFSDDRIAEMYRTEAPQRGTAKAYSGLYKREFTEEDSEICIIKDEKKRPLLTINGLPITNWYEQKWKQLINRNRSQRL; encoded by the coding sequence ATGGGCTACGCCGTATTACATATAGACAAGGCGAGAAGCAACGACTCGGGAAATACCGCTCATATAGCGCGGACATATACCCCGAGTAACGTCGATCCTTCTCGCACACACCTGAATAGGGAATTGGTGCAATTCCCTGCAAATGTGACCAACCGTAGCGAAGCGATAGAGCATCGCATCGCCACAGCCGGTATCTACCGAAAGGTAGCAAAGAACCAAGTCAAAGCCTTGCGCTTTATCCTGTCGAGTTCACCAGAGGATATGGCTCGTATAGAGCAGGAAGGACGCTTGTACGAATGGTGTGATGAATCGATGGATTGGCTTCGCTCCACTTTCGGGGCGGACAACGTGGTCGCTGCCACGCTGCACGCAGACGAGGAAACGCCCCATATTCACGCCACGGTCGTTCCGATTGTCACGGGCGAAAGAAGGAAAGCCAAAGAGGAAGCCGAGAATGGGAAGCGGAAGTACAAGACGAAGAAGAACAAGGTACGACTTTGTGCCGATGATGTGCTTACGCCCAAGAAACTGGAGCAGTATCAGACGGACTATGCCAAGCGAGTGCAACGGTTCGGATTGGAACGAGGCGTACACGGCTCGGAAGCCAAGCACCGTACCACTATGGAGTATTACAAGGAAATCCTCAAATCAACGAAAGAGAAGAAAGCCCAAGAAGCGGAACTCACAGCCAAGATAAAGGAGCTGGAGAAGCAGGCAGGCAAGCTCCGAATGAAAGGTACGCTGTACTCCCTCTTTGGCAACTCCGAACTCGACAAGGCAGAGAAGCGTATTGCAGACTTGGAACAGGAAGCCGAACGGCAACAGTATCTTTCGGAAAAGGAGAAAAACGAAATCCGAAAGGAAGTCGTTCTCTTGCAGGACACGGTCAAGGGAAAGGACAGAACTATTGCCGAATTGAAAGAAACCGTGCAGATTTACGAGGAAGAGCGGAATTGGATAAAACGTTTCTTCAGTGGCTTCTACCAGCTTTTGAATATCCGTCTGATGCTCAGAAAGATGAACTTCTCTGATGATAGGATAGCGGAGATGTATCGCACGGAAGCTCCCCAACGAGGAACGGCTAAAGCCTATTCGGGATTATACAAGAGAGAGTTTACGGAAGAGGACAGCGAAATCTGTATCATCAAGGATGAGAAGAAACGACCGCTCCTCACCATCAACGGGCTTCCCATTACCAATTGGTACGAGCAGAAATGGAAACAACTCATCAATCGCAACCGCTCGCAACGGCTGTAA
- the sufC gene encoding Fe-S cluster assembly ATPase SufC has protein sequence MLEIKNLHASVEDKEILKGINLTVKAGEVHAIMGPNGAGKSTLSAVVSGNEAFEVTEGDIILEGESILEDAPEERAHKGIFMSFQYPVEIPGISVTNFIKTAVNEARKARGEEEMPAAELLKKIREKAELLDINKDFLSRSLNEGFSGGEKKRNEIFQMAMLEPKVAILDETDSGLDIDALRIVANGVNKLKGKDNAVIVITHYQRLLDYIVPDFVHVLHDGKIVKSGGKELALELEEKGYDWLK, from the coding sequence ATGTTAGAAATAAAAAACCTACACGCCTCAGTTGAGGATAAAGAAATTTTAAAAGGAATCAATCTTACGGTAAAAGCAGGTGAGGTTCACGCCATTATGGGACCTAACGGAGCAGGAAAGTCCACGCTTTCGGCAGTGGTTTCGGGCAATGAAGCCTTTGAGGTAACCGAAGGAGACATTATTTTGGAAGGAGAAAGCATCTTGGAAGACGCTCCCGAAGAAAGAGCCCACAAAGGAATTTTTATGTCCTTTCAATATCCTGTGGAAATCCCTGGTATTTCCGTTACAAACTTCATCAAAACAGCGGTAAACGAGGCACGCAAAGCTCGCGGAGAGGAAGAAATGCCCGCCGCAGAGCTCCTTAAAAAAATCCGCGAGAAGGCCGAACTTTTGGACATCAACAAAGACTTTTTGTCCCGTTCGCTCAACGAAGGATTCTCGGGAGGAGAGAAAAAACGTAACGAAATCTTCCAAATGGCAATGCTTGAACCCAAAGTAGCCATCTTGGACGAGACCGATTCAGGGCTTGACATTGACGCACTACGCATCGTGGCAAACGGGGTAAACAAACTGAAAGGCAAAGATAATGCGGTGATTGTCATTACTCACTACCAACGTTTGTTGGATTACATCGTTCCTGATTTTGTTCACGTGCTTCACGATGGAAAAATCGTGAAATCAGGTGGAAAAGAACTCGCCTTAGAGTTGGAAGAAAAAGGATACGACTGGCTGAAATAA
- a CDS encoding carboxylesterase family protein, with protein MNRIFSLLALTTLLFTSCTKKEHSDAPNGKEVPQSEQETPKENTSEESVKPFFADHLAGKTGLFQEGKKLSIAEIPNAQQEIWKAWKEANEKFSEQKLGALNPLNSRTSSKWNIPENLEKNAVMPYYYGYKGSKPQEGYPLFLYLHGSSDKHQEWAAGIALGEAFNDAPSAYFIPQIPNTGALYRWWQKGKQFAWEKLLRLAFLSGDIDANKVYFFGISEGGYGSQRLASFYADYLAGVGPMAGGEPLINAPVENCRNIAFSLRTGEQDYMFHRDLLTRYTQEAFEKHQQADPEGFVHHIELIPRMGHDINYFPTTPWLKQYKRNPHPKKVVWEDFPMDGIYRKGFYNIAVQERTSDRTRYTMEITDNTINVQVDAVTYQGVEKSPRWNFFTKYEKTHVPASKGKFTLYLNAQLVDLGKEITVIVNGKQVFKGIAQPDTKHLINSCSIFFDPERLFPSAVEIAF; from the coding sequence ATGAACCGTATATTTTCATTATTAGCACTTACAACGTTGCTTTTTACATCCTGTACCAAAAAGGAGCATTCTGACGCCCCAAACGGTAAAGAAGTTCCTCAGTCAGAGCAAGAAACCCCAAAAGAGAATACATCTGAGGAAAGTGTTAAACCATTTTTTGCAGACCATTTGGCAGGTAAAACGGGACTTTTCCAAGAAGGTAAAAAGTTGTCAATTGCTGAAATACCCAATGCCCAACAAGAAATATGGAAAGCGTGGAAAGAAGCAAATGAAAAGTTTTCCGAACAGAAGTTAGGAGCATTAAATCCGTTAAATTCGAGAACTTCCTCCAAATGGAACATTCCTGAGAACTTGGAGAAAAATGCCGTGATGCCTTATTACTATGGTTACAAAGGAAGTAAACCACAAGAGGGATACCCGCTTTTTCTTTACTTGCACGGTTCGTCAGATAAACATCAGGAGTGGGCAGCTGGAATAGCCTTAGGGGAAGCCTTTAATGACGCTCCATCAGCTTACTTTATTCCGCAGATACCCAACACGGGGGCGTTGTATCGTTGGTGGCAAAAGGGGAAACAATTCGCTTGGGAAAAATTACTTCGCTTGGCTTTTCTCTCAGGAGATATTGATGCTAATAAAGTATATTTCTTCGGGATTTCAGAAGGAGGCTATGGCAGTCAGCGTTTGGCATCGTTCTATGCAGATTACTTGGCAGGGGTAGGACCAATGGCAGGGGGTGAGCCACTTATCAATGCTCCTGTTGAAAATTGCAGAAATATTGCTTTTTCTCTCCGAACAGGCGAGCAAGATTATATGTTTCATCGCGATTTACTTACCCGATACACCCAAGAAGCCTTTGAAAAACATCAACAAGCAGACCCTGAGGGGTTTGTTCATCACATCGAACTCATACCTCGTATGGGACACGATATAAATTACTTTCCTACCACTCCTTGGCTGAAACAGTACAAGCGAAATCCACACCCGAAAAAGGTAGTTTGGGAAGATTTTCCGATGGATGGCATCTATCGAAAAGGATTTTATAACATTGCAGTACAAGAACGTACTTCCGACCGTACACGTTACACGATGGAAATTACAGATAATACCATAAACGTCCAAGTTGATGCGGTTACCTATCAAGGTGTAGAAAAAAGTCCGCGTTGGAATTTCTTTACCAAATATGAAAAAACACACGTTCCTGCATCAAAAGGCAAATTTACACTATATTTGAACGCTCAATTAGTAGATTTAGGCAAAGAAATAACAGTTATCGTCAACGGAAAACAAGTTTTCAAAGGGATTGCACAACCCGATACGAAACATCTGATAAACAGTTGTTCAATTTTCTTTGACCCCGAAAGGCTTTTCCCTTCTGCTGTGGAAATTGCTTTTTAA
- a CDS encoding DJ-1/PfpI family protein has product MRNINLLLFDDFETLDLFGPVEILGKVETFNLKYFSINGGIITSKQGTQIITQKITEAKPTDILVIPGGQGTRRLVDDSIFIETLFSFAEKAAFCLSICTGSVLLAKTGLLNNREATSNKKAFDWAMQMAPEVCWKRKARWVVDGKFYTSSGVSAGIDMTLDFVANQFSKEKAQQIATHIEYVWNSDKESDMFA; this is encoded by the coding sequence ATGAGGAATATAAACCTACTACTGTTTGATGATTTTGAAACGTTGGACTTGTTTGGTCCTGTGGAGATTTTGGGTAAAGTGGAAACATTCAATCTAAAATATTTTTCCATCAATGGGGGAATTATAACAAGCAAACAGGGAACACAAATTATCACACAGAAAATAACGGAAGCCAAGCCAACAGACATTTTAGTAATCCCAGGCGGACAAGGAACAAGAAGGTTGGTTGATGATTCCATTTTTATAGAAACTCTTTTTTCATTTGCGGAAAAGGCTGCGTTTTGTCTAAGTATTTGCACAGGTAGCGTATTGCTTGCAAAAACAGGATTGCTCAATAATCGTGAAGCAACCTCCAATAAAAAGGCTTTTGATTGGGCGATGCAAATGGCTCCTGAGGTTTGCTGGAAGCGAAAAGCCCGATGGGTGGTGGATGGAAAGTTTTATACTTCGTCAGGTGTTTCCGCAGGGATTGATATGACATTGGATTTTGTAGCGAATCAATTCAGCAAGGAAAAAGCACAACAAATCGCCACGCATATTGAATATGTATGGAATTCTGACAAAGAAAGTGATATGTTTGCTTAA